One Micromonospora sp. WMMD1120 genomic region harbors:
- a CDS encoding bifunctional diguanylate cyclase/phosphodiesterase, with protein MEVADPRNSLPAGRVAPFAAFVGGILVVAASTAAVPLATLPDDLPGLPLAFWTMAVLAVVCDARPFVPPGRRQTSAVFPSTCFTFAILLGWGLGPAVLVQAVGVVVAGWRMRHAAWRTAFNVGQYACALAAAYGVIQLGSGTIFSGGRLHWTDVAAVGGATVAWFVVNYGLVSWAVRLRFGDRWWPTLRAGLGFELLSTGSLLLLAPVLVAAARVSAALIPLVLVPLFAVYRMARLTVEQQHLAAADPLTGLPNRKALLVEVAEQVHLHAERTARGEPDGQLALLLIDLDRFKNVNDALGHAVGDRLLVEVSARLAEVRPRPQMIARLGGDEFAVVMTGLTDVGQARDMADQVVQALAEPVPIDGLPLDVGGSIGIALFPEHGEDFATLMRHADVAMYDAKHRNDTVAVYAPESDHNSAERLGLLADLRRVLERGPHGDLSFDADPAGRGRAEGEQGDENGRHGASGDAERTVDVPLGATAGVRGGDGAALPSATTPDAVLPAVVGAPPTGGRWWTRRRRTDPALAHADELINRIATGADPIRGRDARATVTGARSGAARDRRAGSGGRRSRNAGVLPVPNDGSGPLRRNAGPGSGGHPIGTTGWASRDGEPADDAGDITMYYQPQIAIATGEVVGVEALLRWRHPRRGMVDPEELIRVAEQSAVMRLLTRRVVDDVVEQLAKWSAAGIGLRASLNVSVRDLHTGEIADQIADRLARYGVPAERLQVEITEGALMADPRRVLATISHLHRIGVAIALDDFGTGYSSLQHLRRLPLSEVKVDRSFVLGMADDADDAAIVRSMIELAGALGLRVVAEGVEDERTWRMLHAAGCDAAQGWFYARPMPAEELVTWLARYRPVRPTGGQPRAAADRRPTR; from the coding sequence GTGGAGGTCGCCGACCCACGCAACTCGCTTCCGGCGGGACGGGTGGCACCGTTCGCCGCCTTCGTCGGCGGCATCCTGGTGGTCGCCGCGTCGACCGCCGCCGTACCCCTGGCGACGCTCCCCGACGACCTGCCGGGGCTGCCGCTGGCGTTCTGGACGATGGCCGTGCTCGCCGTCGTCTGCGACGCGCGCCCGTTCGTCCCGCCGGGGCGTCGGCAGACGTCCGCCGTCTTCCCGTCCACCTGCTTCACCTTCGCGATCCTGCTCGGCTGGGGTCTCGGCCCGGCGGTGCTGGTGCAGGCGGTGGGGGTCGTCGTCGCGGGCTGGCGGATGCGACACGCCGCCTGGCGGACGGCGTTCAACGTCGGCCAGTACGCGTGCGCCCTCGCCGCCGCCTACGGGGTGATCCAGCTCGGGTCGGGCACCATCTTCTCCGGCGGACGGTTGCACTGGACCGACGTGGCCGCCGTCGGCGGTGCCACGGTGGCCTGGTTCGTCGTCAACTACGGGCTGGTCAGCTGGGCGGTGCGGCTGCGTTTCGGCGACCGGTGGTGGCCCACCCTCCGTGCGGGTCTCGGCTTCGAACTGCTCTCCACCGGTTCGCTGCTGCTGCTGGCCCCGGTGCTGGTCGCCGCCGCCCGGGTCAGCGCGGCGCTGATCCCACTGGTGCTGGTGCCGCTCTTCGCCGTCTACCGGATGGCCCGGTTGACTGTCGAACAGCAGCACCTCGCCGCCGCCGACCCGCTGACCGGTCTGCCGAACCGGAAGGCCCTGCTGGTCGAGGTGGCCGAGCAGGTGCACCTGCACGCGGAGCGGACGGCCCGGGGCGAGCCCGACGGGCAACTGGCGCTCCTGCTCATCGACCTGGACCGGTTCAAGAACGTCAACGACGCTCTCGGTCACGCCGTCGGCGACCGGCTGCTGGTCGAGGTCAGCGCCCGGCTCGCCGAGGTGCGGCCCCGGCCGCAGATGATCGCCCGGCTCGGCGGCGACGAGTTCGCCGTCGTGATGACCGGCCTGACCGACGTGGGTCAGGCACGCGACATGGCCGACCAGGTGGTCCAGGCGTTGGCCGAGCCGGTGCCGATCGACGGGTTGCCGTTGGACGTGGGCGGCTCGATCGGGATCGCCCTCTTCCCCGAGCACGGCGAGGACTTCGCCACCCTGATGCGACACGCCGACGTCGCCATGTACGACGCCAAGCACCGCAACGACACGGTGGCCGTCTACGCCCCCGAGTCCGACCACAACTCCGCCGAGCGGCTCGGCCTCCTCGCCGACCTGCGCCGCGTCCTCGAGCGTGGCCCGCACGGCGACCTGTCGTTCGACGCCGATCCGGCGGGCCGGGGGCGTGCCGAGGGGGAGCAGGGCGACGAGAACGGCCGACACGGCGCGTCGGGTGACGCGGAGCGGACTGTCGACGTACCCCTGGGTGCGACGGCTGGGGTGCGCGGCGGTGACGGCGCGGCGTTGCCCAGCGCCACGACGCCCGATGCCGTGCTGCCGGCGGTCGTCGGCGCGCCGCCGACCGGTGGACGGTGGTGGACGCGGCGTCGGCGCACGGACCCGGCGCTGGCGCACGCCGATGAGCTGATCAACCGGATCGCCACCGGAGCCGACCCGATCCGGGGCCGCGACGCCCGGGCCACCGTCACCGGCGCCCGTTCCGGCGCCGCCCGGGACCGGCGCGCCGGGAGCGGCGGACGGCGGTCGCGCAACGCCGGTGTGCTGCCCGTGCCGAACGACGGAAGCGGCCCGCTGCGGCGCAACGCGGGGCCGGGCTCGGGTGGGCACCCGATCGGGACGACCGGCTGGGCGAGCCGCGACGGCGAACCGGCCGACGACGCCGGGGACATCACCATGTACTACCAGCCGCAGATCGCCATCGCGACCGGCGAGGTGGTCGGCGTGGAGGCCCTGCTGCGGTGGCGGCACCCACGGCGGGGCATGGTCGACCCGGAGGAGCTCATCCGGGTCGCCGAGCAGAGCGCCGTCATGCGGCTGCTCACCCGCCGCGTGGTCGACGACGTGGTGGAGCAGTTGGCGAAGTGGTCGGCGGCCGGGATCGGCCTGCGCGCCTCACTGAACGTCAGCGTGCGCGACCTGCACACCGGCGAGATCGCCGACCAGATCGCGGACCGGCTGGCGCGCTACGGGGTGCCGGCCGAGCGGTTGCAGGTGGAGATCACCGAAGGTGCGTTGATGGCCGACCCGCGCCGGGTGCTGGCCACCATCTCGCACCTGCACCGGATCGGGGTGGCCATCGCGCTCGACGACTTCGGCACCGGCTACTCGTCCCTGCAACACCTGCGCCGGTTGCCGCTGTCCGAGGTGAAGGTGGACCGGTCGTTCGTCCTCGGCATGGCCGACGACGCCGACGACGCCGCGATCGTCCGGTCGATGATCGAGTTGGCCGGGGCGCTGGGGTTGCGGGTGGTCGCCGAGGGAGTCGAGGACGAGCGGACGTGGCGGATGCTGCACGCGGCCGGGTGCGACGCCGCGCAGGGTTGGTTCTACGCCCGGCCCATGCCGGCCGAGGAGTTGGTCACGTGGTTGGCCCGGTACCGGCCCGTCCGCCCGACCGGCGGGCAGCCGCGCGCCGCCGCCGATCGTCGCCCCACCCGCTGA
- the gatC gene encoding Asp-tRNA(Asn)/Glu-tRNA(Gln) amidotransferase subunit GatC: MAAISREEVAHLARLSRLAVTEEELDTFAGQLDVILQAVAQVGEVAAADIPPTSHSVPLTNVFREDVVTPCLTPEEALSGAPDAEDQRFRVPRILSEDVAS; the protein is encoded by the coding sequence ATGGCCGCCATCTCCCGCGAGGAGGTCGCGCACCTGGCGCGCCTGTCGCGGCTCGCCGTCACCGAGGAGGAGCTGGACACGTTCGCCGGCCAGCTCGACGTGATCCTCCAGGCGGTCGCCCAGGTCGGTGAGGTCGCCGCCGCGGACATCCCGCCGACGTCGCACTCGGTGCCGCTGACGAACGTCTTCCGGGAGGACGTGGTCACGCCGTGTCTCACGCCCGAGGAAGCGCTGTCGGGCGCTCCCGACGCCGAGGACCAGCGGTTCCGCGTCCCGCGGATCCTGAGCGAGGATGTGGCCTCATGA